The Sorex araneus isolate mSorAra2 chromosome 5, mSorAra2.pri, whole genome shotgun sequence genome has a segment encoding these proteins:
- the SFPQ gene encoding splicing factor, proline- and glutamine-rich isoform X1, with the protein MSRDRFRSRGGGGGGFHRRGGGGGRGGLHDFRSPPPGMGLNQNRGPMGPGPVGGGPKPPIPPPPPHQQQQQPPPQQPPPQQPPPLQPPPHQQPPHPQPPPPPQDSSKPVVPPGPGSAPGVGSAPPASGSAPPATPPTSGAPTGPGPTPTPPPAVSAAPPGAPPPAPPSGGVPTTPPQTAGPPPPPTGGPGPGPGPKQGPGPGGPKGGKMPGGPKPGGGPGLGGPGGHPKPPHRGGGEPRGGRQHHPPYHQQHHQGPPPGGPGGRSEEKISDSEGFKANLSLLRRPGEKTYTQRCRLFVGNLPADITEDEFKRLFAKYGEPGEVFINKGKGFGFIKLESRALAEIAKAELDDTPMRGRQLRVRFATHAAALSVRNLSPYVSNELLEEAFSQFGPIERAVVIVDDRGRSTGKGIVEFASKPAARKAFERCSEGVFLLTTTPRPVIVEPLEQLDDEDGLPEKLAQKNPMYQKERETPPRFAQHGTFEYEYSQRWKSLDEMEKQQREQVEKNMKDAKDKLESEMEDAYHEHQANLLRQDLMRRQEELRRMEELHNQEMQKRKEMQLRQEEERRRREEEMMIRQREMEEQMRRQREESYSRMGYMDPRERDMRMGGGGAMNMGDPYGSGGQKFPPLGGGGGIGYEANPGVPPATMSGSMMGSDMRTERFGQGGAGPVGGQGPRGMGPGTPAGYGRGREEYEGPNKKPRF; encoded by the exons ATGTCTCGGGATCGGTTCCGGAGccgcggcggtggcggcggcggcttcCACCggcgaggaggcggcggcggccgcggagGTCTCCACGACTTCCGCTCCCCGCCTCCCGGCATGGGCCTCAATCAGAACCGCGGACCCATGGGCCCCGGCCCGGTCGGAGGCGGCCCCAAGCCTCCGATCCCGCCACCGCCGCCACaccaacagcagcagcagccgccgccgcaACAGCCGCCGCCGCAGCAGCCTCCGCCGCTCCAGCCGCCGCCGCACCAGCAGCCGCCGCacccgcagccgccgccgccgccccaggACTCGTCCAAGCCCGTCGTCCCGCCGGGACCCGGCTCGGCGCCCGGAGTCGGCAGCGCCCCGCCGGCCTCGGGCTCGGCGCCCCCGGCCACCCCGCCGACGTCGGGGGCCCCGACGGGGCCCGgccccaccccgaccccaccGCCCGCGGTCTCCGCGGCGCCCCCGGGGGCGCCCCCGCCGGCGCCTCCCAGTGGCGGGGTCCCCACTACTCCCCCGCAGACCGCGGGCCCGCCGCCTCCGCCCACGGgggggcccggccccggccccgggcctaAGCAGGGCCCGGGCCCCGGCGGCCCCAAAGGCGGCAAGATGCCGGGTGGGCCGAAGCCCGGCGGCGGCCCGGGCCTGGGCGGGCCGGGCGGCCACCCGAAGCCGCCGCACCGTGGCGGCGGCGAGCCTCGCGGGGGCCGGCAGCACCACCCGCCCTACCACcagcagcaccaccaggggccccCTCCCGGGGGCCCGGGCGGCCGCAGCGAGGAGAAGATCTCGGATTCCGAG GGGTTCAAAGCCAACTTGTCTCTGTTGAGGAGGCCTGGAGAAAAAACTTACACGCAGCGATGCCGGTTGTTCGTTGGCAATCTGCCCGCTGATATCACAGAGGATGAATTTAAAAGACTATTCGCTAAATATGGAGAACCAGGAGAAGTTTTCATCAACAAAGGCAAAGGATTCGGATTTATTAAGCTT GAATCTAGAGCTTTAGCTGAAATCGCTAAAGCTGAACTTGATGATACACCCATGAGAGGTAGACAGCTACGAGTTCGCTTTGCCACACATGCTGCCGCCCTTTCTGTTCGAAATCTGTCACCCTATGTTTCCAATGAACTGTTGGAAGAAGCCTTCAGCCAATTTGGTCCCATTGAAAGGGCAGTTGTAATTGTGGATGATCGTGGAAGATCTACAGGCAAAGGCATAGTGGAATTTGCTTCTAAACCAGCAGCAAGAAAAGCATTTGAAAGATGCAGTGAAGGGGTTTTCTTATTGACCAC AACTCCTCGACCAGTTATCGTGGAACCTCTTGAACAGTTAGATGATGAAGACGGTCTTCCTGAAAAACTTGCACAGAAGAATCCAATGTATCAAAA GGAAAGAGAAACACCACCTCGATTTGCTCAGCATGGCACATTTGAATATGAATATTCACAGCGGTGGAAGTCCTTGGATGAAATGGAAAAGCAGCAAAGGGAGCAAGttgaaaaaaacatgaaagatgCAAAAGATAAGTTGGAAAGTGAAATGGAAGATGCTTACCATGAGCATCAAGCAAATCTTCTGAGGCAAG ATCTGATGAGACGCCAGGAAGAATTAAGACGCATGGAAGAGCTTCACAATCAAGAAATGCAGAAGCGTAAAGAAATGCAATTGAG GCAAGAAGAAGAACGACGtagaagggaagaggaaatgaTGATACGACAACGTGAGATGGAAGAACAAATGAGACGCCAAAGAGAGGAAAGTTATAGCCGAATGGGCTACATGGATCCA agagagagagacatgagaATGGGTGGTGGAGGAGCAATGAACATGGGAG ATCCTTATGGTTCAGGAGGCCAGAAATTTCCACCtctaggtggtggtggtggcatagGTTATGAAGCTAACCCTGGCGTTCCACCAGCAACAATGAGTGGTTCCATGATGGGAAGTGACATG CGTACTGAGCGCTTTGGGCAGGGAGGTGCGGGACCTGTGGGTGGACAGGGTCCTAGAGGAATGGGGCCCGGAACTCCGGCAGGATATGGTAGAGGGAGAGAAGAGTATGAAggcccaaacaaaaaaccccgaTTTTAG
- the SFPQ gene encoding splicing factor, proline- and glutamine-rich isoform X2, with product MSRDRFRSRGGGGGGFHRRGGGGGRGGLHDFRSPPPGMGLNQNRGPMGPGPVGGGPKPPIPPPPPHQQQQQPPPQQPPPQQPPPLQPPPHQQPPHPQPPPPPQDSSKPVVPPGPGSAPGVGSAPPASGSAPPATPPTSGAPTGPGPTPTPPPAVSAAPPGAPPPAPPSGGVPTTPPQTAGPPPPPTGGPGPGPGPKQGPGPGGPKGGKMPGGPKPGGGPGLGGPGGHPKPPHRGGGEPRGGRQHHPPYHQQHHQGPPPGGPGGRSEEKISDSEGFKANLSLLRRPGEKTYTQRCRLFVGNLPADITEDEFKRLFAKYGEPGEVFINKGKGFGFIKLESRALAEIAKAELDDTPMRGRQLRVRFATHAAALSVRNLSPYVSNELLEEAFSQFGPIERAVVIVDDRGRSTGKGIVEFASKPAARKAFERCSEGVFLLTTTPRPVIVEPLEQLDDEDGLPEKLAQKNPMYQKERETPPRFAQHGTFEYEYSQRWKSLDEMEKQQREQVEKNMKDAKDKLESEMEDAYHEHQANLLRQDLMRRQEELRRMEELHNQEMQKRKEMQLRQEEERRRREEEMMIRQREMEEQMRRQREESYSRMGYMDPRERDMRMGGGGAMNMGDPYGSGGQKFPPLGGGGGIGYEANPGVPPATMSGSMMGSDMVRIIDVG from the exons ATGTCTCGGGATCGGTTCCGGAGccgcggcggtggcggcggcggcttcCACCggcgaggaggcggcggcggccgcggagGTCTCCACGACTTCCGCTCCCCGCCTCCCGGCATGGGCCTCAATCAGAACCGCGGACCCATGGGCCCCGGCCCGGTCGGAGGCGGCCCCAAGCCTCCGATCCCGCCACCGCCGCCACaccaacagcagcagcagccgccgccgcaACAGCCGCCGCCGCAGCAGCCTCCGCCGCTCCAGCCGCCGCCGCACCAGCAGCCGCCGCacccgcagccgccgccgccgccccaggACTCGTCCAAGCCCGTCGTCCCGCCGGGACCCGGCTCGGCGCCCGGAGTCGGCAGCGCCCCGCCGGCCTCGGGCTCGGCGCCCCCGGCCACCCCGCCGACGTCGGGGGCCCCGACGGGGCCCGgccccaccccgaccccaccGCCCGCGGTCTCCGCGGCGCCCCCGGGGGCGCCCCCGCCGGCGCCTCCCAGTGGCGGGGTCCCCACTACTCCCCCGCAGACCGCGGGCCCGCCGCCTCCGCCCACGGgggggcccggccccggccccgggcctaAGCAGGGCCCGGGCCCCGGCGGCCCCAAAGGCGGCAAGATGCCGGGTGGGCCGAAGCCCGGCGGCGGCCCGGGCCTGGGCGGGCCGGGCGGCCACCCGAAGCCGCCGCACCGTGGCGGCGGCGAGCCTCGCGGGGGCCGGCAGCACCACCCGCCCTACCACcagcagcaccaccaggggccccCTCCCGGGGGCCCGGGCGGCCGCAGCGAGGAGAAGATCTCGGATTCCGAG GGGTTCAAAGCCAACTTGTCTCTGTTGAGGAGGCCTGGAGAAAAAACTTACACGCAGCGATGCCGGTTGTTCGTTGGCAATCTGCCCGCTGATATCACAGAGGATGAATTTAAAAGACTATTCGCTAAATATGGAGAACCAGGAGAAGTTTTCATCAACAAAGGCAAAGGATTCGGATTTATTAAGCTT GAATCTAGAGCTTTAGCTGAAATCGCTAAAGCTGAACTTGATGATACACCCATGAGAGGTAGACAGCTACGAGTTCGCTTTGCCACACATGCTGCCGCCCTTTCTGTTCGAAATCTGTCACCCTATGTTTCCAATGAACTGTTGGAAGAAGCCTTCAGCCAATTTGGTCCCATTGAAAGGGCAGTTGTAATTGTGGATGATCGTGGAAGATCTACAGGCAAAGGCATAGTGGAATTTGCTTCTAAACCAGCAGCAAGAAAAGCATTTGAAAGATGCAGTGAAGGGGTTTTCTTATTGACCAC AACTCCTCGACCAGTTATCGTGGAACCTCTTGAACAGTTAGATGATGAAGACGGTCTTCCTGAAAAACTTGCACAGAAGAATCCAATGTATCAAAA GGAAAGAGAAACACCACCTCGATTTGCTCAGCATGGCACATTTGAATATGAATATTCACAGCGGTGGAAGTCCTTGGATGAAATGGAAAAGCAGCAAAGGGAGCAAGttgaaaaaaacatgaaagatgCAAAAGATAAGTTGGAAAGTGAAATGGAAGATGCTTACCATGAGCATCAAGCAAATCTTCTGAGGCAAG ATCTGATGAGACGCCAGGAAGAATTAAGACGCATGGAAGAGCTTCACAATCAAGAAATGCAGAAGCGTAAAGAAATGCAATTGAG GCAAGAAGAAGAACGACGtagaagggaagaggaaatgaTGATACGACAACGTGAGATGGAAGAACAAATGAGACGCCAAAGAGAGGAAAGTTATAGCCGAATGGGCTACATGGATCCA agagagagagacatgagaATGGGTGGTGGAGGAGCAATGAACATGGGAG ATCCTTATGGTTCAGGAGGCCAGAAATTTCCACCtctaggtggtggtggtggcatagGTTATGAAGCTAACCCTGGCGTTCCACCAGCAACAATGAGTGGTTCCATGATGGGAAGTGACATG